A genomic window from Lycium barbarum isolate Lr01 chromosome 4, ASM1917538v2, whole genome shotgun sequence includes:
- the LOC132635833 gene encoding serine hydroxymethyltransferase 1, mitochondrial-like isoform X1, with amino-acid sequence MILKLPPPPHPYPAADAPSPPHPSPPLMPHPHHCPTSVAPLLSAPSTKGESFFCHFFSILFLSLLVLNPHNRIMGLDLPSGGHLTHGYYTSGGKKISATSIYFESLPYKLDSTTGYIDYDRLEEKALDFRPKLIICGGSAPRDWDYKRFREVADKCGALLLCDMAHNSGLVAAQMHGLKKQGCIMTVLCPSDGASFLKDFSFSGEWCNVLCVVGDVFFFLHDTNGLSLLRKHL; translated from the exons ATGATATTAAAACTCCCACCCCCACCACACCCCTACCCCGCCGCCGACGCTCCATCCCCACCACACCCCTCCCCGCCACTGATGCCCCATCCCCACCACTGTCCTACCTCCGTCGCGCCCTTGCTGTCCGCCCCCAGTACTAAAGGTGAGTCATTTTTTTGCCACTTTTTTTCAATCTTATTTCTATCATTATTAGTATTAAACCCACATAATAGGATTATGGGTTTGGATTTACCATCTGGTGGGCATTTAACACATGGTTATTATACATCTGGTGGGAAAAAAATATCGGCTACTTCAATTTACTTTGAGAGTTTACCTTATAAGTTGGATTCGACAACTGGATATATTGATTACGATAGATTGGAAGAGAAAGCATTGGATTTTAGACCTAAATTGATTATTTGTGGTGGTAGTGCCCCAAGGGATTGGGATTATAAAAGGTTTAGAGAAGTTGCTGATAAATGTGGGGCTCTTTTGCTTTGTGATATGGCTCATAATAGTGGACTTGTTGCAGCTCAG ATGCATGGATTAAAGAAGCAGGGATGTATCATGACAGTACTTTGTCCTtcagatggagcctcatttttaAAAGATTTCTCCTTTTCTGGTGAATGGTGCAAT GTACTTTGTGTAGTtggagatgtttttttttttttgcatgacacAAATGGGCTGTCCCTTTTGAGAAAGCA TTTATGA
- the LOC132635833 gene encoding serine hydroxymethyltransferase 1, mitochondrial-like isoform X3, with translation MILKLPPPPHPYPAADAPSPPHPSPPLMPHPHHCPTSVAPLLSAPSTKGESFFCHFFSILFLSLLVLNPHNRIMGLDLPSGGHLTHGYYTSGGKKISATSIYFESLPYKLDSTTGYIDYDRLEEKALDFRPKLIICGGSAPRDWDYKRFREVADKCGALLLCDMAHNSGLVAAQKQGCIMTVLCPSDGASFLKDFSFSGEWCNVLCVVGDVFFFLHDTNGLSLLRKHL, from the exons ATGATATTAAAACTCCCACCCCCACCACACCCCTACCCCGCCGCCGACGCTCCATCCCCACCACACCCCTCCCCGCCACTGATGCCCCATCCCCACCACTGTCCTACCTCCGTCGCGCCCTTGCTGTCCGCCCCCAGTACTAAAGGTGAGTCATTTTTTTGCCACTTTTTTTCAATCTTATTTCTATCATTATTAGTATTAAACCCACATAATAGGATTATGGGTTTGGATTTACCATCTGGTGGGCATTTAACACATGGTTATTATACATCTGGTGGGAAAAAAATATCGGCTACTTCAATTTACTTTGAGAGTTTACCTTATAAGTTGGATTCGACAACTGGATATATTGATTACGATAGATTGGAAGAGAAAGCATTGGATTTTAGACCTAAATTGATTATTTGTGGTGGTAGTGCCCCAAGGGATTGGGATTATAAAAGGTTTAGAGAAGTTGCTGATAAATGTGGGGCTCTTTTGCTTTGTGATATGGCTCATAATAGTGGACTTGTTGCAGCTCAG AAGCAGGGATGTATCATGACAGTACTTTGTCCTtcagatggagcctcatttttaAAAGATTTCTCCTTTTCTGGTGAATGGTGCAAT GTACTTTGTGTAGTtggagatgtttttttttttttgcatgacacAAATGGGCTGTCCCTTTTGAGAAAGCA TTTATGA
- the LOC132635833 gene encoding serine hydroxymethyltransferase 1, mitochondrial-like isoform X2 produces MILKLPPPPHPYPAADAPSPPHPSPPLMPHPHHCPTSVAPLLSAPSTKGESFFCHFFSILFLSLLVLNPHNRIMGLDLPSGGHLTHGYYTSGGKKISATSIYFESLPYKLDSTTGYIDYDRLEEKALDFRPKLIICGGSAPRDWDYKRFREVADKCGALLLCDMAHNSGLVAAQMHGLKKQGCIMTVLCPSDGASFLKDFSFSGEWCNVLCVVGDVFFFLHDTNGLSLLRKQM; encoded by the exons ATGATATTAAAACTCCCACCCCCACCACACCCCTACCCCGCCGCCGACGCTCCATCCCCACCACACCCCTCCCCGCCACTGATGCCCCATCCCCACCACTGTCCTACCTCCGTCGCGCCCTTGCTGTCCGCCCCCAGTACTAAAGGTGAGTCATTTTTTTGCCACTTTTTTTCAATCTTATTTCTATCATTATTAGTATTAAACCCACATAATAGGATTATGGGTTTGGATTTACCATCTGGTGGGCATTTAACACATGGTTATTATACATCTGGTGGGAAAAAAATATCGGCTACTTCAATTTACTTTGAGAGTTTACCTTATAAGTTGGATTCGACAACTGGATATATTGATTACGATAGATTGGAAGAGAAAGCATTGGATTTTAGACCTAAATTGATTATTTGTGGTGGTAGTGCCCCAAGGGATTGGGATTATAAAAGGTTTAGAGAAGTTGCTGATAAATGTGGGGCTCTTTTGCTTTGTGATATGGCTCATAATAGTGGACTTGTTGCAGCTCAG ATGCATGGATTAAAGAAGCAGGGATGTATCATGACAGTACTTTGTCCTtcagatggagcctcatttttaAAAGATTTCTCCTTTTCTGGTGAATGGTGCAAT GTACTTTGTGTAGTtggagatgtttttttttttttgcatgacacAAATGGGCTGTCCCTTTTGAGAAAGCA GATGTGA